A stretch of Desulfarculaceae bacterium DNA encodes these proteins:
- a CDS encoding diguanylate cyclase, translated as MKPASDNINQQPAECILCVEDSPTQAAQIKHILSQEGYRVEVAANGYESLAMARELNPDLVVLDIMLPDIDGYSVCRKLRSQSTAYVPVLMLSARQEVEDRLDGLEVGADDYLPKPFDSRELLARVKSLLRIKRLNADLSDRLSEAQESFNVWRQVAVTDHLTGLYNRHYLQKMLQEETSVAARYGTALACIMLDIDHFRDFNNTHGHLVGDEVLKGLADILGRNSRKSDVIARYGGEEFVLLLPMTDLEAAALKARRLCAEVCATPMSSEAGSLHVTISLGVASLPDEEITTPLKLIAKADRALYLAKERGRNRVVVLGPGDGEPREFPCEGEGGACAPVE; from the coding sequence ATGAAGCCTGCGTCCGACAACATCAACCAGCAGCCGGCCGAATGCATCCTGTGCGTGGAGGACAGCCCCACCCAGGCGGCCCAGATCAAGCACATCCTGTCCCAGGAAGGCTATAGGGTGGAGGTGGCGGCGAACGGCTACGAGTCGCTAGCCATGGCCCGAGAGCTCAACCCGGACCTAGTGGTGTTGGACATCATGCTGCCCGACATTGACGGTTACAGCGTATGCCGCAAGCTGCGCTCCCAGTCCACGGCCTACGTGCCGGTGCTGATGCTCAGCGCCCGACAGGAGGTGGAGGATCGCCTGGACGGGCTGGAGGTGGGCGCGGACGACTATCTGCCCAAACCCTTCGACTCCCGCGAGCTGCTGGCCCGGGTGAAATCCCTGCTCCGGATCAAGCGGCTCAACGCCGACCTCAGCGACCGGCTCAGCGAGGCCCAAGAGTCCTTCAACGTGTGGCGCCAGGTGGCGGTCACCGACCACCTCACCGGGCTCTACAATCGCCACTACTTGCAAAAGATGTTGCAGGAGGAGACCTCCGTGGCCGCGCGCTACGGCACCGCCCTGGCCTGCATCATGCTGGACATCGACCACTTCCGCGACTTCAACAACACCCACGGTCATCTGGTGGGCGACGAGGTGCTCAAGGGATTGGCGGATATCCTGGGCAGAAACTCACGGAAATCCGACGTGATCGCCCGCTACGGCGGCGAAGAGTTCGTCTTGCTTTTGCCCATGACCGACCTGGAGGCGGCCGCCCTCAAGGCCCGGCGCCTTTGCGCCGAGGTCTGCGCCACGCCCATGTCCAGCGAGGCGGGCAGTCTGCATGTGACCATAAGCCTGGGGGTGGCCTCGCTGCCCGACGAAGAGATAACCACGCCGCTCAAGCTGATCGCCAAGGCCGACCGGGCCTTGTATCTGGCCAAGGAGCGCGGCCGCAACCGCGTGGTAGTCTTGGGCCCCGGCGACGGCGAACCTCGGGAGTTCCCCTGCGAAGGGGAAGGGGGCGCCTGCGCCCCGGTGGAATGA
- a CDS encoding response regulator produces MIKVLVVDDSPTTRELLAHILDQEPGMEVVGRASNGAQAVELAARLEPDVITMDVVMPDMDGVEATRRIMASNPVPIVMVTAHAGSGEPKVAFEALKAGALEVVAKSGGAPDRDPDWEQRLVATVKAMAGVSVARKFA; encoded by the coding sequence ATGATTAAGGTGCTGGTGGTCGATGATTCGCCGACCACCCGGGAGCTGCTGGCCCATATCCTGGACCAGGAACCCGGAATGGAGGTGGTGGGCCGGGCGTCCAACGGGGCCCAGGCCGTGGAGCTGGCGGCCCGGCTAGAGCCCGACGTCATCACCATGGACGTGGTGATGCCCGACATGGACGGAGTGGAGGCGACCAGGCGGATCATGGCCTCCAACCCGGTGCCTATCGTTATGGTCACCGCCCATGCCGGCTCCGGCGAGCCGAAGGTGGCCTTCGAGGCGCTCAAGGCCGGCGCCCTGGAGGTGGTGGCCAAGTCCGGGGGAGCGCCGGACCGCGACCCGGACTGGGAACAGCGCCTGGTGGCCACGGTAAAGGCGATGGCCGGAGTATCGGTAGCGCGTAAATTCGCTTAG
- a CDS encoding response regulator, whose translation MEEPVRILVAEDSPTQAIKLAMLLQQAGYRPEVAGNGKEALAKLRREPAALVISDVMMPEMTGYELCLAVKQDPALAFTPVILLTSLNDTEDVIRGLEHQADYYVTKPYDQQYLLSKVAAIISGRDKVEADGDELVVSIEGRRLRVSASRRQMLNLLLSTYENAVLQNRELRLTRDELEVTNARLADNLSELAASESRFRSLVQTVPDIVYRLNPEGEITFVNEAIGRLGYAPGELLGRHFSSIIEPADVGEVSRDEVLPRFRGVATGTRSAPKLFDERRSGKRKTTGLEVKLLCKDPADTKPGFIEPLTSDLLYAEVSSSGLYQDEPDTSAPFFIGTVGVIRDITKRKRMEKDLEQANLELERKVAQRTSSLAASNQALQEEIASRRKAEGELQRSLQEIKKAQAEAREMELQLRQAHKMEAVGTLAGGIAHDFNNILSVVMGYAELALEDAKQGRVSPNELEEVINSAKRAKELIKQILTFSHRMEPEFKPLDINQEVATVANLLRTTLPKMIQVHLSLSDELPLINGDPHQIQQLVMNLGTNARDAMPEGGEMTLATAIEEVDGLTCMACSNNFSGRYLTVSLSDNGTGISSEVLRRMFEPFFTTKEVGKGTGLGLSTVFGIVSAHGGHLSCQSLPNRGSVFTAYLPIDENALTTAPNEASHNEHPAPSGEETVLLVDDEEHLLKIGKIHLSKAGYRVLAATSGEQALEVFREHQDIIDLVILDMSMPGMGGPKCMEELLALAPQARVIISSGYSRDGDLRGALMDKAAGLLPKPFSKQELLRAVRMALDS comes from the coding sequence ATGGAGGAACCGGTCCGCATACTGGTTGCAGAGGACAGCCCCACCCAGGCCATCAAGCTGGCCATGCTCCTGCAACAGGCAGGCTACCGCCCGGAGGTGGCCGGCAACGGAAAAGAGGCCCTGGCCAAGCTCCGGCGGGAGCCCGCCGCCCTGGTGATAAGCGACGTGATGATGCCGGAGATGACCGGCTACGAGCTCTGCCTGGCCGTAAAGCAGGACCCCGCCCTGGCCTTCACTCCGGTGATACTGCTCACCTCCCTCAACGACACCGAGGACGTGATCCGGGGCCTGGAGCACCAGGCCGACTATTACGTCACCAAGCCCTATGATCAGCAATACCTTCTGAGCAAGGTGGCCGCCATCATTTCCGGCCGGGACAAGGTGGAGGCCGACGGCGACGAGCTGGTGGTCAGCATCGAGGGCCGCCGCCTGCGGGTGTCCGCTAGCCGCCGCCAGATGCTCAACCTGCTCTTGTCCACCTATGAGAACGCGGTGCTGCAAAACCGGGAGTTGAGGCTCACGCGCGACGAGCTGGAGGTGACCAACGCCCGGCTCGCCGACAACCTCAGCGAGCTCGCCGCCTCGGAGTCCCGCTTCCGCAGCCTGGTGCAGACCGTGCCCGACATCGTCTATCGCCTGAACCCCGAGGGCGAGATCACCTTTGTCAACGAGGCCATCGGCCGGCTGGGCTACGCCCCAGGCGAGCTCCTGGGACGTCACTTCAGTTCAATTATCGAGCCCGCCGATGTAGGGGAAGTGAGCCGGGATGAGGTGCTGCCCCGTTTCAGGGGGGTGGCCACCGGGACCCGGAGCGCGCCCAAGCTTTTCGACGAGCGGCGTTCCGGCAAGCGCAAGACCACCGGCCTGGAAGTAAAGTTGCTATGCAAAGACCCGGCGGACACCAAGCCGGGCTTCATCGAGCCTTTAACATCAGACCTACTATACGCCGAGGTAAGCAGCTCGGGCCTTTATCAGGACGAGCCCGACACCTCGGCTCCCTTTTTCATCGGCACGGTGGGGGTCATCCGGGACATCACCAAACGCAAGCGCATGGAAAAGGACCTGGAGCAGGCCAACTTGGAGTTGGAACGCAAGGTGGCCCAGCGCACCAGCAGCCTGGCGGCCAGCAACCAGGCCCTGCAAGAGGAGATAGCCAGCCGCCGCAAGGCCGAGGGTGAGCTGCAACGTTCCTTGCAGGAGATAAAAAAGGCCCAGGCCGAAGCCCGCGAGATGGAATTGCAGCTTCGCCAGGCCCACAAGATGGAGGCGGTGGGCACCCTGGCCGGAGGCATAGCCCACGACTTCAACAATATCCTCTCGGTGGTGATGGGCTACGCCGAGTTGGCCCTGGAAGACGCCAAGCAGGGCCGGGTCAGCCCCAACGAGCTGGAGGAGGTGATCAACTCCGCCAAGCGGGCCAAGGAGCTGATCAAGCAAATCCTGACCTTCAGCCACCGCATGGAGCCGGAGTTCAAGCCCCTGGACATCAACCAGGAGGTGGCGACGGTGGCCAACCTGCTGCGCACCACCTTGCCCAAGATGATCCAGGTCCACTTGTCGCTGTCCGACGAGCTGCCCCTGATCAATGGCGACCCCCATCAGATACAGCAGTTGGTGATGAACCTGGGGACCAACGCGCGCGACGCCATGCCCGAAGGCGGCGAGATGACCCTGGCCACCGCCATCGAGGAGGTCGACGGCCTCACCTGCATGGCTTGCTCCAACAATTTCTCGGGACGCTACCTAACCGTGTCGCTGAGCGACAACGGGACCGGCATTAGCAGCGAGGTGCTGCGCCGGATGTTCGAGCCCTTCTTCACCACCAAGGAGGTGGGCAAAGGCACCGGCCTGGGCTTGTCCACGGTCTTCGGCATAGTCAGCGCCCACGGCGGCCATCTATCTTGCCAAAGCCTGCCCAATCGCGGGTCAGTGTTCACCGCTTACCTGCCCATCGACGAAAACGCTCTGACCACGGCGCCCAACGAGGCGTCCCACAACGAGCACCCCGCGCCCAGCGGAGAAGAAACCGTGCTGCTGGTGGACGACGAAGAGCACCTGCTCAAAATAGGCAAAATCCACCTGAGCAAAGCCGGCTACCGGGTGCTGGCGGCGACCAGCGGGGAGCAGGCCCTGGAAGTTTTCCGGGAACACCAGGATATAATCGACCTGGTCATCCTGGACATGAGCATGCCCGGCATGGGCGGGCCCAAATGCATGGAGGAGCTGCTGGCCCTGGCTCCCCAAGCCAGGGTGATCATCTCCAGCGGCTACTCCCGCGACGGCGACCTGCGCGGAGCCCTGATGGACAAGGCGGCGGGACTGCTGCCCAAGCCGTTCAGCAAACAGGAGCTGCTGCGCGCCGTGCGCATGGCCCTGGACAGCTGA
- a CDS encoding helix-turn-helix domain-containing protein: MTRSQRHFVQSLAKGLKVLQVFSAEHPNLTLTQLAERTGFTIMAVQRYTDTLMELGFLKRNRHREFFLGPEVLTLGFAFLNRTQLKKIAEQYISEFSDRVKRTLNMAILDKAEVIFIYRKEVHRFLSYDLHAGSKLPAHCTGSGKCLLAGLDDASLKSLLRTTKLQRVTAHTIVDPDELWQDLMATRERGYSISDREWILDLYSLGVPVLTQEGKMEAAVNLSLSMEEAKGEHLKDMLDQFIELGSSLSAAMGYQGPYPVIPIGSTSKDSR; this comes from the coding sequence TTGACGAGAAGCCAACGGCATTTCGTGCAGTCCCTGGCCAAAGGGCTCAAGGTCCTTCAGGTATTCTCCGCCGAGCACCCCAACCTCACCCTAACTCAACTAGCTGAACGCACTGGCTTTACCATCATGGCCGTGCAGCGCTACACCGACACGCTCATGGAGCTGGGCTTCCTGAAGCGCAACCGGCACCGCGAGTTTTTCCTGGGGCCCGAGGTTCTCACCTTGGGCTTCGCCTTTCTGAACCGCACTCAGCTAAAAAAAATCGCGGAGCAGTACATCTCGGAGTTTTCCGACCGGGTGAAGCGCACCTTGAACATGGCCATCCTGGACAAGGCCGAGGTGATCTTCATCTACCGCAAGGAAGTGCACCGCTTTCTTTCCTATGACCTGCACGCCGGCTCCAAGCTGCCGGCCCACTGCACCGGCTCGGGCAAGTGCCTCCTGGCCGGGCTGGACGACGCCAGCCTCAAGAGCCTGCTGCGCACCACCAAGTTGCAGCGGGTTACCGCCCACACCATCGTGGACCCGGACGAACTCTGGCAAGACCTGATGGCCACCCGTGAGCGCGGCTACAGCATCTCCGACCGCGAGTGGATCCTGGACCTTTATTCCCTGGGCGTGCCGGTGCTCACCCAGGAGGGCAAGATGGAGGCCGCGGTCAACCTGTCGCTGTCCATGGAAGAGGCCAAGGGAGAGCATCTCAAAGACATGCTGGACCAGTTCATCGAGCTGGGCAGCTCCCTGTCGGCGGCCATGGGCTACCAAGGCCCTTACCCGGTCATACCGATCGGCTCGACATCGAAAGACTCGCGATGA
- a CDS encoding long-chain fatty acid--CoA ligase, with protein sequence MNIGNLLINSAGKFPGAIAVASGETRLSFAELEARTRALAGALIAQGLRPGDPVAMLFYNGIPMVECYLAVIRAGLVAVPINFRLAPREMAFMLADSGAKALFYDPEFDEAIAGISGSLEELKLYISPEPGPSGLAQDYEAFVASAPSTRLAPGPGDDHPCQIMYTSGTTGRPKGAVITHRNVLWNLFNTMHGREDRAGQVSIVVGPLYHTAALNNHLTIQLALGGTCLLVKSFDAEGLLALIAREKATTISGSPAMYNLLMQHPAAGSFDTRSITKCTAGADKLAMETKRKLMRFFPNIEGVYDVYGCTEASPCVTILSARDSLRKDGSVGPALPYLQARVLGEGGEVLGPDQVGELACLGPNVMQGYHNNPDASAEAIVDGWLQTGDLARMDDEGFFYIVDRKKDLIVSGGENIYPRELEEVLYTHPEIADAAVVGLADELWGESVCAFVAKKPGSGLGEGEVVEFCKANLASYKKPKRVIFLEQIPRNPSGKALKADLRREWEKR encoded by the coding sequence ATGAACATCGGCAACCTGTTGATCAACTCGGCCGGCAAGTTCCCCGGCGCCATCGCCGTGGCCAGCGGCGAAACCCGGCTGAGCTTCGCGGAGCTGGAAGCGCGCACCCGCGCCCTGGCCGGAGCCCTCATCGCCCAGGGCCTGCGCCCCGGCGACCCGGTGGCCATGCTCTTTTACAACGGCATCCCCATGGTGGAGTGCTACCTGGCCGTGATCCGGGCCGGGCTGGTGGCGGTGCCCATCAACTTCCGCCTGGCCCCGCGCGAGATGGCCTTCATGTTGGCCGACTCCGGGGCCAAGGCCCTGTTCTACGACCCCGAATTCGACGAGGCCATCGCGGGGATCAGCGGCAGCCTGGAAGAGCTGAAGCTCTATATCTCCCCGGAGCCCGGCCCCAGCGGCCTGGCCCAAGACTACGAGGCCTTCGTGGCCTCGGCCCCGTCCACCCGGCTGGCTCCCGGACCGGGCGACGACCACCCCTGCCAGATCATGTACACCTCCGGCACCACCGGGCGGCCCAAGGGCGCGGTGATCACCCACCGCAACGTGCTGTGGAACCTGTTCAACACCATGCACGGCCGCGAGGACCGGGCGGGCCAGGTGTCCATCGTGGTGGGCCCGCTCTACCACACCGCCGCCCTGAACAACCACCTGACCATACAGCTGGCCCTGGGGGGCACCTGCCTGCTGGTGAAAAGCTTCGACGCCGAGGGGCTTCTGGCCCTTATCGCCCGGGAAAAGGCCACCACCATCTCCGGCTCCCCGGCCATGTACAACCTGCTCATGCAGCACCCGGCCGCCGGAAGCTTCGACACCCGGAGCATCACCAAGTGCACCGCCGGGGCCGACAAGCTGGCCATGGAGACCAAGCGCAAGCTGATGCGCTTTTTCCCCAACATCGAGGGCGTGTACGACGTTTACGGCTGCACCGAGGCCTCACCTTGCGTCACCATCCTGAGCGCGCGCGATTCCTTGCGCAAGGACGGCTCGGTGGGCCCCGCCCTGCCCTATCTCCAGGCCCGGGTGCTGGGCGAAGGCGGCGAGGTGCTGGGCCCGGACCAGGTGGGCGAGCTGGCCTGCCTGGGGCCCAACGTGATGCAGGGCTACCACAACAACCCCGATGCCAGCGCCGAGGCCATCGTGGACGGCTGGCTGCAAACCGGCGACCTGGCCCGCATGGACGACGAGGGTTTCTTCTACATCGTGGACCGCAAGAAGGACCTGATCGTCAGCGGCGGGGAGAACATCTACCCCCGCGAGCTGGAAGAGGTGCTCTACACCCACCCCGAGATCGCCGACGCCGCCGTGGTGGGCCTGGCCGACGAGCTCTGGGGAGAGAGCGTGTGCGCCTTCGTGGCCAAGAAGCCGGGCAGCGGCCTGGGCGAGGGCGAGGTGGTGGAGTTCTGCAAGGCCAACCTGGCCTCCTACAAGAAACCCAAGCGAGTCATTTTCCTGGAGCAGATTCCGCGCAACCCCTCGGGCAAGGCGCTCAAGGCGGATCTGCGCCGGGAATGGGAGAAGCGATAG
- a CDS encoding TAXI family TRAP transporter solute-binding subunit, producing the protein MKAIKQSKGILALFLALALTFGLALGATAADQRLSIGTASTGGSWYPLGGGVANMINKYIKGYYASAHPSGASIENIRAVMKGIDALALSMPDAALYAYEGKGAFEGKPQKKLRGLFSTYPVDIQFYVLASSPVKTIADIKGKNLKVAVGAPGSGTEKMAQYVLKVYGITYDDIDEQFLSATETTAAMKDGNIDVGIVTLGTPAPTLMDLATQREIRFLDIEPEVAQKINKDFPAYFPRTIPAGTYKGMTKPHHTLAWMGLFVVNADMSDKLAYDICKAVFDHKAELDKIHKKFLLINLESATSGMSVPLHPGAIKFFKERGILK; encoded by the coding sequence ATGAAAGCAATCAAACAAAGCAAAGGTATCTTGGCCCTGTTCTTGGCCTTGGCCCTGACCTTCGGCCTGGCCCTGGGGGCCACCGCGGCCGATCAGCGCCTGTCCATCGGCACCGCCAGCACCGGCGGCAGCTGGTATCCCCTGGGCGGCGGCGTGGCCAACATGATCAACAAGTACATCAAGGGCTACTACGCCTCGGCCCACCCCTCGGGTGCTTCCATCGAGAACATCCGGGCGGTCATGAAGGGCATCGACGCCCTGGCCCTGTCCATGCCCGACGCGGCCCTGTACGCCTACGAGGGCAAGGGCGCCTTCGAGGGCAAGCCCCAGAAGAAGCTGCGCGGCCTGTTCTCCACCTACCCGGTGGACATCCAGTTCTACGTGCTGGCCTCCTCGCCGGTTAAGACCATCGCCGACATCAAGGGCAAGAACCTCAAGGTGGCCGTGGGCGCCCCGGGCAGCGGGACCGAGAAGATGGCCCAGTATGTGCTCAAGGTCTACGGCATCACCTACGACGACATCGACGAGCAGTTCCTGAGCGCCACCGAGACCACCGCCGCCATGAAGGACGGCAACATCGACGTGGGCATCGTGACCCTGGGCACCCCGGCCCCCACCCTGATGGACCTGGCCACCCAGCGCGAGATCCGCTTCCTGGACATCGAGCCCGAAGTGGCCCAGAAGATCAACAAGGACTTCCCGGCCTACTTCCCCCGCACCATCCCCGCGGGCACCTACAAAGGCATGACCAAGCCGCACCACACCCTGGCCTGGATGGGCCTGTTCGTGGTCAACGCCGATATGTCCGACAAGCTGGCCTATGACATCTGCAAGGCCGTGTTCGACCACAAGGCCGAGCTGGACAAGATCCACAAGAAGTTCCTGCTGATCAACCTGGAAAGCGCCACCAGCGGCATGTCCGTGCCTCTGCATCCGGGCGCGATCAAGTTCTTCAAGGAGCGCGGCATCCTGAAGTAG
- a CDS encoding DUF1850 domain-containing protein: protein MLLGKAKTEPERPPRPWAGAARSLARRLACLAGAALLVLLCAAPSPGAMLSLNLVETDTGRVAMSLPIKPGEEFTVWFLHSYDRAFFAEHYQALAPGRILLTHMTFKSNLNGEGFEYHDFHLRPDGVGELRNINEPRGEVHFMVGSPDMANHTLIFRGKRIPLLNYVAPRTLVSFRIGQAARQDKD, encoded by the coding sequence TTGCTTCTCGGGAAAGCCAAGACCGAACCGGAGCGCCCGCCTCGGCCCTGGGCCGGGGCGGCGCGCTCCCTCGCCAGGCGGCTGGCCTGCCTGGCCGGCGCGGCTCTGCTGGTTCTGCTCTGCGCCGCCCCCTCGCCGGGGGCCATGCTCAGCCTAAACCTGGTGGAGACCGACACCGGCCGGGTGGCCATGAGCCTGCCCATCAAGCCGGGCGAGGAATTCACGGTGTGGTTTCTCCACTCCTATGACCGGGCCTTTTTCGCGGAGCACTACCAGGCCCTGGCCCCGGGACGCATCCTGCTGACCCACATGACCTTCAAGTCCAATCTCAACGGCGAGGGCTTCGAGTACCACGACTTTCACTTGCGCCCGGACGGGGTGGGCGAGCTCAGGAACATCAACGAGCCGCGCGGCGAGGTCCATTTCATGGTGGGATCACCGGACATGGCCAACCACACCCTCATTTTCAGGGGCAAGCGCATCCCTCTGTTGAACTACGTGGCCCCTAGGACCCTGGTCAGTTTTCGCATCGGACAAGCGGCACGCCAAGACAAGGATTAG
- a CDS encoding TRAP transporter permease, whose product MPSKDSKSITAWAITVVALGMSAFQIYTAQFGLYSAMVQRPIHLLFACALVLLIFPVARSMSTESYPLYMRVWDWILIAASAAALLHIVSTYKELVSRGGAATETDLWLGGMLILLVLETTRRVMGPSLPIITLVAIAYTLLGHLIPGLWGHRLIDLEQLISYQYLTTEGLFTIPLGVSASFIFIFILFGAFLVASGTGEFFIQFANALAGHLRGGPAKVAVLSSATFGSISGSAVANVVSTGSFTIPLMKKIGYRPVFAGAIESVASTGGQFMPPVMGAAAFIIADMLGVSYLEVCKAALIPSVLYFFALIYMVHLEAQRRDLRGLNRSELPNLWKTVKGGGHLLLPAVLLVILLVQGYSPMKAGLWALVAVVVVSLFKKETRMGPRAILTALEKGAKGCLEVALACACAGIVIGCVTQSGLGLKFSSLVIQASGGSLILSLVFVMIASLVLGMGLTTSAAYILTIILAGPVLVDLGVAPLAAHMFVFYYACLSCITPPVALAAFAGAGIAGSKPFPTGFESMRLAIIAYLVPFIFVYHPVLIWQGSWWAIALSFVTATLGCMAIGSALMGFMKFRINLLLRLLLLVAALGLIMPGLQTDLLGGALLAAVYLFTCFRARKMEPEPAVGS is encoded by the coding sequence ATGCCCAGCAAGGACTCCAAAAGCATCACCGCCTGGGCCATCACCGTGGTGGCCTTGGGCATGAGTGCTTTTCAGATATACACCGCCCAATTCGGCCTCTATTCGGCCATGGTGCAAAGACCCATCCACCTGCTTTTTGCCTGCGCCCTGGTTCTGCTGATCTTCCCCGTGGCGCGCAGCATGTCCACCGAGTCCTATCCCCTGTACATGCGCGTGTGGGACTGGATACTCATCGCCGCCTCGGCGGCGGCCCTATTGCACATCGTGTCCACCTACAAGGAGTTGGTCTCCCGGGGCGGCGCGGCCACGGAGACCGACCTGTGGCTGGGCGGCATGCTCATCCTCCTGGTCTTGGAGACCACCCGCCGGGTCATGGGGCCCTCGCTGCCCATAATCACCCTGGTGGCCATCGCCTACACCCTGCTGGGCCATCTCATCCCCGGGCTGTGGGGCCACCGGCTCATCGACCTGGAGCAGCTGATCAGCTACCAGTACCTGACCACCGAGGGTCTGTTCACCATCCCCCTGGGGGTCTCGGCCAGCTTCATCTTCATCTTCATTCTCTTCGGGGCCTTCCTGGTGGCCTCGGGCACCGGCGAGTTTTTCATACAGTTCGCCAACGCCCTGGCCGGCCACTTGCGCGGCGGCCCGGCCAAGGTGGCCGTGCTTAGCAGCGCCACCTTCGGCTCCATCTCCGGATCGGCGGTGGCCAACGTGGTCAGTACGGGATCATTCACCATCCCCCTGATGAAGAAGATCGGCTACCGCCCGGTGTTCGCCGGGGCCATCGAATCGGTGGCCTCCACCGGAGGGCAGTTCATGCCCCCGGTGATGGGCGCGGCCGCCTTCATCATCGCCGACATGCTGGGGGTCAGCTACCTGGAGGTGTGCAAGGCGGCCCTGATCCCCTCGGTGCTCTATTTCTTCGCCTTGATCTACATGGTGCACCTGGAGGCCCAGCGCCGCGACCTCAGGGGCCTGAACCGCTCCGAGCTGCCCAACCTGTGGAAGACGGTGAAAGGGGGCGGCCATTTGCTGCTGCCCGCGGTGCTCCTGGTCATCCTGTTGGTGCAGGGCTACTCGCCCATGAAGGCCGGCCTCTGGGCCCTGGTGGCGGTTGTCGTGGTCAGCTTGTTTAAAAAGGAGACCCGCATGGGTCCCCGGGCCATCCTCACCGCCCTGGAAAAGGGCGCCAAGGGATGCCTGGAAGTGGCCCTGGCCTGCGCCTGCGCGGGCATCGTCATCGGCTGCGTCACCCAGTCCGGCCTGGGGCTCAAGTTTTCCAGCCTGGTCATCCAGGCCTCGGGCGGCAGCCTGATCCTCTCCCTGGTCTTCGTGATGATCGCCTCGCTGGTGCTGGGCATGGGGCTCACCACCTCGGCGGCCTACATCCTGACCATCATCCTGGCCGGGCCGGTGCTGGTGGACCTGGGAGTGGCCCCGCTGGCCGCCCACATGTTCGTGTTCTACTACGCCTGCCTCTCCTGCATCACCCCGCCGGTGGCCCTGGCCGCCTTCGCGGGCGCGGGCATCGCGGGCTCCAAGCCCTTCCCCACCGGCTTCGAGTCCATGCGCCTGGCCATCATCGCCTATTTGGTGCCCTTCATCTTCGTGTATCACCCGGTGCTGATCTGGCAGGGCTCCTGGTGGGCCATCGCCCTGTCCTTTGTCACCGCCACCCTGGGCTGCATGGCCATCGGCTCGGCCCTGATGGGCTTCATGAAGTTCCGCATCAACTTGCTGCTGCGCCTATTGCTGCTGGTCGCGGCCCTGGGCCTGATCATGCCCGGGCTGCAGACCGACCTGCTGGGCGGGGCCCTGTTGGCGGCGGTTTATTTGTTCACCTGCTTCCGCGCGCGCAAGATGGAGCCTGAGCCGGCGGTGGGGTCCTAG